The Pseudovibrio sp. Tun.PSC04-5.I4 genomic interval ATAGAAAATCTGGATCTTCCGAAAAATCAAACCGATCACGGATAAAGGAAGGCAAACATCTCTCAGACGGAATAACAACTATCTCATCCACAACCATAGAAGATGTTTTATGTTCGCCCACGTTGATAAGTGCTTCAGAGAGTAATCCAAGTGGACTCGCTCCCTTTCGAGATGAACTAGCATCCGATTGTTTAGCTCCGGTGACACCGAGCGTATCTTGAGGGGAGGGCGCATTTTGGCGTGTAGGCCCACCCACCTTCTTAGTCGCCCAGATTGCTGCTAGTTTATCCTGCTGTTCTTTTCTCTTGCTCATGATCTCCCCCAACCCTTCTGAATAATTGCCTCTATCTCCGCATTAACGGCATTAAGAGATTCAGCGGCGCGGTCGTAGGTTTTTCCGTTGAATTTAGCGCGCTCGGCCTCGTAAACTGTCTGCTGATAAGTCCCTGCTTCCGTGATTGCAGAGCTGCGAACCAGAACATTGGTGAGCACGTTCGACAGCTGGCTACGTAGCATGGCAACAACTTGCGCTTCTGGAGCGCTTGTTGTGTCATGGCGCGTAACCAAATAATGCAAGGTCTTATCTGTGAGGTACTCCGCACCCAAAGATCTTCTCACTGCATTTTCAAGGTCGCTTTGGTGTTGTTGAAATGAAGCCAAGTACTGAGCCATACTCTCACAATCAAGCCAATGCGGATGAATTGTTACCAAGAGATGGTTTGCGGCGAAAATGGCAGCGTTTGAGAGATAGCCGAGGTTTGGCGCGGTATCACAGACGACAATATCATAGTCATCTGCCACATCAGTGAGCGCCATCTGCAACCGCATAAAATAAAACTTTTCAACGGTACTTGCTGTCAATTGCTTAGCAAGCTCTTGTTGTGTCGCCTGAATTTTCTCAAACTGATCATTGTTCAAATTTGGAGATTTAAGCCGAATATTTATTTGCTCAAGCTCTTCCGCTATTTGTCTCTCTATAAGCTTAGCTTCAGTTGCCACGCGCGGAGCATCATACTCCCAGTCTGAAACCCATCGACCTGAAGGCACCAGATCAATGTTTTCAAAATAAGTTTTTTGCGCGACTTCAGACAGACTTAGTGGATTGTCATAACGAAGGGCTGCATAGAGGCTTTCATCTTCCTCAAGATATTCAGGGACCTTCCCAAAAATACTCGAAGCTGAGGCCTGAGGATCGAGATCAAGCATCAGAACTCGATACCCTTTAAGAGCCGCATATTGAGCAAAATGCGCAGAAGTCGTAGATTTCGCAGATCCGCCTTTAAAGTTCACAGCAGCAACTACTGCTAAGCCTTCGTTTTCCCGACGAACTGGATCGTAGGAAAAGCCCTTTTCAGTTTCCCAACCGGCCTTTACAGCAAGATGCTTTCTGATTTGATTGATCTGACTAAGACTATAATTTCGTGAATTCGCTTTTCCATGTCGAATGAGTTCCAAATTGATCTCTTCGGCTGTCATAGCAAGGTAACGAGTTGTAACGCCTACCAAATTCGCGGCTTCGCTTGCAGAAAACAATCGAAGAGATTTCTTGGCTTGAGGAGGAAAGTGGATACTGGAAGTCGCTTCAATGGTAGCAGCTAAGCTGTTATAATCTTCTGCAACCTGCTTGGAGATTTCTGAAATTGTCATTTATCTCATTTCCACCATATACCAAAAATGCACGAAATAGTGGAAATAGAAATATGCAGAGAACCCGATTCTGTCAATTTGTTTTTGGTTAACGTAAATTAACAAATGTCCGATCCATTTTGCACTCAGCCGGAACCGACCACTTTTGGAGCTTCGGGCCAGCTGGGCTTTTTAGGAGAGTACAACAAAGCGTGGGGCAATTAGAGGTTTGTTCAGGATACGTGTAATTTTTTCCGAATATGCATTAGGCTCGCTCTACCGTCCAGTAAAACCTATGGTTTTTTGAACTGAGCCCGTAGAGCGCTAATTTGCAAATCTCCTTAAGGTTTCAGTTCAGAAAAGTAGTTTCCTCAATCAAGGCCCAGTTCCCACGAACGTGTATTTTCGGCAGGATTTGTCAGCCTGCTTCAAAATGTTCCGAAACTTAAGAAAAACGGAACAAAAATCTAGTCCTTTTCATTCAAAAGCTTACTTGTTCCATAAAACAGCACCGAAACACGTGATCTTGCTACGAAATAATGCCTTACAATATCAGAGCTTTAGGGGGCTTCTAAAAAATCCTGCCACTTTTGCATCTTCGTGGGAACTGGGCCAGCGCCAGAAATCATAACCGCATAGATGCCCTAAACTTAAATCTGGAACATATAGTTTTTGATTGGCAGCATGCTTTCGCACAAGCTTTTTCAGAAGCCGTTTTCAGCGGCTCTTCCGCTGTTAGTTAGTATTTGAAGTACGGCTCGTTAGAGCTGTGCCACATAAGGTTTATTACAAGAGTTTCTAAGTGTGAATGTGTTGTATTAGGTATGTGGCAGTCATTTTTGTCACCCTCGCATGACACTTTTTGTTTTTAGATTAAGTTTGGGCATCCACACAAACCCTACAAAGAGGTAACACTATTCGTTAACGAGGTGATTGTTCCCAGTATTCAACGCCTCTTCAATCTTTGCTTCCAGAACCTCCCGGTTCGTCGTTCCTGCGTAGGTTTTGTGGCTTACAAAATCGGTTTGAAGTTCACCCTCAAGTTGTGCCCGACAAGCAGATCAAAACCTTCCGCACGGTTTTCTTTCGATTTCATAATTATCGAGCAGCCTTGTTGAGCAGGCCCTGCAATCGCTGGCCATCTGCTGAAGATACCACAGAAAAATCATACTGCTTCGCGGTTCCTGGATTCATGAGTATTCCAGTCCAGCCTAAGACCTCAAAGAGATGACTCAGGTTTTTTAGACAGGTAGTATAAGTGGATTTAGCTCCTGAAACTGGCATGATGCGACCAACAGGAGAACACCATGAGCAGACGTCCCCGTCGGAACCATAGGCCGGCTTTTAAAGCGAAAGTGGCGCTTGCTGCTATTCGCGGAGCTAACCGCAAAAGTTGGTGATGGGTTTCACGCGGCGTGATTTTGGTTTGCATCACTCTCGATGCCATTTTTGAAGATGACACCCTGTATTATCTTAGGCAATTGATTTTTGCCTCTCAATTTCTGCCAGCGCTTCTCCGCTGCCTTGATCAGCATGAAGACCATTGGCATTGCAGTATCCCGGGAGAGGCAGTTCTTGGTCTGCCTTGTTCTGTGGCGCACAGTCGCAAAGGTTGATTCAATTGGATTGGTGGTTCTGATATGCCCCCAATGCTCAGCAGGAAAGTCATAAAAAGCCAACAGTTCGATCCTATCCTTGGCAAGGCATTGCGTGGCTTTGGGGTATTTGGCCTCAAATTTCTCTATGAAAAGATCAAAAGCCGTCTCAGCATCTACGCGGTTCTCTGCCATCCAGATATCCTGTAGATCTTTCTTTGCTTTGGCCTGCAAGGATTTAGGCATTTTGCTTAAGACATTCATTGTCTTGTGGACCCAGCAGCGTTGAGCTTTTGTTGTGCTAAAGACTTCCCGCAATGCCGCCCAGAAACCCAGAGCACCATCACCGACAGCCAACTTCGGTTCGATCTGCAAGCCGCGAGCTTTGAGAGCAAGCAGTAGCTCCCGCCAGCTCTGAGTATCTTCCCGGTAGCCATCATCAAAGCCAATCAGCTCTTTCTTGCCTTCCGGTGTTGCCCCGATCAACACCAGAATACAGCGACTTTCCCGTTCTCCCCGGGCTTTCAGATAGATGCCATCTGCCCACATATAAACGTAGTTGCGCGCTGACAGGTCTCTGGTTTTCCACTCTTCCCATAAAGATCGCCAGCTTTTGACAAGGCCGCGGATGACATCCGGTGAAAGGTTGGGGGCATCAACACCCAACAAAGCACTCAAAGCTTGCTGAACATTATTGGTAGAAACCCCACGCAAATAGAGCGCTGGGATCAATTCATCAAGACTGGTTGAACGGCGCAGATAATTAGGTAACAGATTGGAATGGTAATGAATTTTCTCTTCTGCATTCTCATCTCGATCCCGGATCCGAGGTTTGCTGACCGTGACTGGCCCAACGCCAGTCTGGACCTGTCGCTCTGGCAAATGCCCATGCCGAACCACCCGCTGACGGCCATCTGGTAATTTTAAGTCCGAGTAAAGCGAAAGCACGCTCATGACTTCACTCTCAATGGCCGCTCGCAAAAGTTGCTGTGCACCCGAACGCAAAACTTCCGTAAGTGCATCTTGAAATTCCCCTGGCTGCACAAGCGGGATAACACTATCATCTGTCATAGGCGTATCAGCTCCTCTGGAGTCAAAAGCAAGCCTCAATCACTTGCTATGATACGCCGCAATTCACTCCGTCACCAAGATTCACCGTTAGCTCTAAAGGTTCCGGTGGCAGAGGGCCAGGATGAGGATTTAGACAAAGAACTCTTTGAACTTCTGTGTTCGCGATATGGCTTAAAGAAGGAAAACTACGGCGAGATATTTAGTGATGGGGAAGAGCGTTTCCGCATTGCTGGCCTGGATACTAGGCGTCCCAAATACCCGATCTCAGCGAAACGGATCTCTGATGGGCGACTATTTAAGTTCTCGCCCGAACAGGTTCGCGTGCTGCTTCAATCAATCGCTAAAGTTCGCTGATTGTTCCTCAAGATGGCCAAATATGCATGTGTGGATGCTCCCGGTTTTGCAAGTGCCAATTTACTATCTGGAACAGGTTGATCAGGTGCAGTCATGTGTAAGGCCTCTGGATGTAGATGAACACCTACGGGCCGGTATGGAATACGCAAGAATAAGGTCCTAATCAGCTATGCGAACTCTGAGGTTCGATGCATATTTGCGGTTTACCTTCACTCGGTATTGGTGATCGTTGTTCCTTACAGCTTTTGACCTTCTTGCATTGCCCTTGACTAGTCTTGATTCCTAGCAGGCAATTCGTTGCGGTTGCTCTATGTAATCCTGTTCCTTCACAATCATTGCCCACAGGGCCCGTGCCATTTTATTGGCGATGGCTACAGCCGCCACAAGTCGGGGTTTTCGATCCAAAAGAGCCTCAAGCCACTTGTTTCGAAGCTTTCCAGGTCGAAGCGTGGCGTTGATCAGGGACATGGCACCATTGATCAGAAGCCTTCGGATATCTTGCTGTCCCATCTTCGAAATTCTTCCTAAGCGCGCCTTGCCTCCGGTTGAATGTTGTTTGGGAACCAAGCCCAACCAGCTCGCAAAATCACGCCCGGACCCAAAGCTGTCCAACGACGGCGCAAATGCCTGAATGGCAGCAGCGGTCATGGGACCGACACCTGGCATCGTTTGTAAGCGTTTCGTCAACCGGTCCTGTCGAGTTCTGAGTTTTATCTTCTTCTCAAGCACTGTGATTTTGGTCGTACACTCCGCTATGCCCGCAACATAGAGACCCATGATCTCCAAAACATCATCGGGTAAAGATGTTTTTGCAGAATGGGCTGCTGCGATAAGTGCTTTAAATGCCTCGGTTCCTTTTGCTGAAACAATACCGAATTCAGCCAGATGTGCCCTTAAGGAATTCATTAATTGAGTGCGCTGTCGAACCAGTAGATCACGGCTCCTGAATACCGTTCCCAATCCCTGCTGGTCTGCAGATTTCACAGCGACAAACCGCATCGTGGGACGTACTGCCGCTTCGGCAATGGCTTCAGCATCATTGGTATCGTTCTTCTGCCGTTTCACAAATGGCTTAACGTAGACAGGTGGAATTAATTTCACTTCATGTCCGAGCTTGGCTATCTCCCGGCCCCAGAAGTGAGCAGTCGCGCACGCTTCCATTGCCACTGTGCATTTATCCCATTTTGAAAGAAATTCGAGAACTCTGCTGCGGCTAAGCTTTTTCCGGAAAATGACGGTTCCGTCCCTCCCAGCACCGTGCAAATGAAAAACTGTTTTAGCCAGATCAATCCCGATAAAATGAACCTCACCCATGAGATCCCCCTTCCTTGCTGACGTCATCAACATCACTATGGCATGCTTAGATGCCCGGTAGAGGGAGCATCCACTCCATCAGCTATGTGCCCATTGGGCCCGTAGGGGTGGGGCATCCAACCCATCAACGCCGATCGCCGGCCATATCCATAAACAGCCGTATTTCGTGCAGATCCTTGGCAAATCTGTAAGCCGTTGATCTGCCGATACCGAGCTACTTGGAAGCCTGACCCGCAGTAAAACCACCCTCAATGAGCTTTTGCAGCGCCAAAACTGTCTCTTGTTCCAGCGCAGGGCGTCCTGAGCGAGTGGGTACGCTGAACCCAACGAACTCAAGTTTTATAAAACAACAGATATCTGGGTAACGCAAATTAGTGTTCCTGTGAGATTATGCCGACTAAATCGATAAAACGTACGCTCGTCCTTAATGTAAAGGACCACGGAAATGGAGAGTTTCCAGATGGTTACCCCTGCAGAAAGTACAATGAAGGCCACGGATTTATTCGTCAAAGCACTGGAAACAGAGGGCGTAGACCATGTCTTTGGTGTTCCCGGTGAAGAAAATCTGGATTTTGTCGAATCCCTGAGAACCTCCAGCATCAAATTAATCCTCACCCGCCATGAACAAGGAGCTGCTTTCATGGCCGCCACGTATGGCAGGCTTACCGGAAAAGCTGGTGTCTGTCTGGCGACCTTGGGGCCCGGGGCAACCAACTTTGCAACACCGGCAGCTTATGCTCATCTGGGTGGATTTCCATTGATCATGATTACTGGTCAAAAGCCCATCAAGAAATCCAAACAAGGCCAATTCCAAATCATCGACATCGTCAAGTTGTTCGAGCCAATTTGTAAGATGTCTAAGCAGATTGTCCATGGAGATACAATTCCGGCTTTGGTGAGGGAAGCTTTCCGTATTGCAGAGGAAGAAAGGCCGGGCGCCGTACTGCTGGAGCTTCCTGAAGATATCGCGGAAGAGTCATGCAGCTCAAGTGTGATTGAGCCACACCCACGTTATTACGCAACTGCGGATGATCATGCTCTCTCTGATGCTGTCGGGCTCATCAAGAATGCCAAAATGCCGTTGGTTCTGATTGGAGCAGGGGCGAACAGAAAAAATGTCCGAAGCGAAATTTCAGATTTCATCCATACCACCGGAATTCCGTTTTTTGATACGCAAATGGGCAAAGGTGTTGTTGATGAACGTTCCGACCTGTTTCTTGGCACAGCTGCTCTTTCAGACAATGATTATATGCATTGCGCAATCGACAGATCAGATTTGATCATCAATATCGGCCATGATGTTGTTGAAAAACCTCCATTTTTCATGGAGGTGGGCGGCAAAAAAGTCATCCATGTCAACTATAAGTCCGCGCAGGTTGATCAGGTCTATTTTCCGCAGGTGGAAGTCGTCGGGGATCTGGGTAACTCGGTTACTCATCTGAAAAACAAGCTGGGCAATGACCTGAAGGTCGACATCAGCTACTTCCGAACAATTAAACGTGAAGTTGAAAAACATCTTGCGCAAGGAATTGATGATCCAAGATACCCCATAACCCCCCAAAGGTTCGTGGCTGATACAAGACGCGTTATGGGCGAGAAGGACATCATTGCCCTCGATAACGGGATCTATAAAATCTGGTATGCGCGAAACTATAAGGCATATCAGCCAAATACAGTTCTATTGGACAATGCCTTGGCCACTATGGGGGCTGGGCTGCCTTCTGCGATGATGGCCGCGTTTTTGAACCCTGAGCGCCGTGTCATGGCGATCTGTGGGGACGGCGGTTTCATGATGAACAGTCAAGAGATGGAGACTGCTGTCCGGTTGAAGCTCAATCTGGTTGTTACAGTACTGAACGACGGCTCATACGGTATGATCAGATGGAAGCAGGTCGCAGCAGGGTTCCAGGATTGGGGATTGAAGTTCTCCAACCCTGACTTTGTGAAATACGCCGAGTGCTATGGAGCGACGGGTCATCGTATAGGTGCAACGGATGATTTAGTGCCTACATTTGAAGCCGCTTTTCAGGCTGGCGGAGTACATCTGATTGATCTGCCTGTCGATTATTCTGAGAACCAAAAGGTTCTGGTAGATGAACTCAAAGCCAAGGTCTGCCTGTTATGAGTAATACAAATTCATTGAAGACTGATCGGGTCATAGAAGTCGTAAATCCTTTCGATCAGTTGGTTATTGGCAGTGTAGATCGAAAATCATGGGATGAAGTTGATGCATGTTTGTCGGTGGCGCATCAACTTCACATGCACCGGAAAAATTGGATACCTGTCTATCGGCGAATTGAAATATTGAAAAAAACCGCCACCATAATGCAATCGCGATTTGAAGAACTTGCGTATCAGATTGCAAATGAGGGAGGGAAACCCCTCATTGATGCACGTGTCGAGGTCTCACGGGCGATTGATGGTGTAGAGTTGTGTGCTAGCAATATTATGAGTCTGGCTGGCAGAGAGATCCCGATGGATCTCACCGCTGCAGGAGCTGGTAGACTGGCATTTACCAGCCGTGAGCCTATTGGAGTTGTGGTCGCCGTCTCGGCTTTCAACCACCCTCTCAATCTGATTGTACATCAGGTTGGCCCTGCTGTTGCTGCCGGATGCCCGGTATTAGTAAAACCGGCAGATGATACACCATTGTCCTGCCAATCATTCGTGAACATTCTTTATGAGGCGGGATTGGCCGAGGAATGGTGCTGCTTTGCACCTTGCGATACACCGACCGCCGAGAAGCTGGTGACTGATCCGCGGGTTGCGTTCTTTAGTTTTATCGGATCTGCCAAGGTCGGTTGGATGCTGCGCTCCAAGCTAGCGCAAGGAACCAGATGTGCTTTGGAGCATGGCGGGGCCGCACCTGTGATCATAGATGAAAATGCAGATATTGAGGAGATGATCCCAAAGCTTGTTAAGGGAGGATATTATCACTCCGGTCAGGTTTGTGTGTCCGTTCAAAGGATATATGCCCCAAAAAAAATTGCGGCAACTATCGGCCCGTTATTGGCTGAGGAAGTTTCCAAACTTGTAGTCGGGAACGCAGTTTATGAGGAAACCGAATGCGGTCCGCTCATAAGACCCCGGGAAGTCGACCGGGTATCAGATTGGGTTGAGGAAGCAAGACAAGCTGGTGCCAGCGTATTGGCTGGCGGGCAAAAACTAGGAGCAACAACATATGCGCCGACAGTGTTGCATCGTCCACCACTCGACGTAAGCGTGTCTCAAAAAGAAATTTTTGGCCCTGTCGTTTGCATCTATGATTACGAAGCGATCGAAGATGCATTTACAATGGCAAACAGCCTCCCATTTGCTTTCCAAGCCTCAGTTTTTACCAGTAGTCTTGATACCGCCATGAACGCAATAAGGAACCTGGATGCAACAGCTGTGATGGTCAATGATCACACCGCCTTCCGTGTCGATTGGATGCCTTTTGCAGGGCGCAGGCAATCGGGTTATGGAACAGGCGGCATCGGCTACACAATGCACGACATGACCCACGACAAAATGGCAATCATCAAACTCTGAAGTACATGGAGGCTGCTGCTGCAATAGCGGACTAAAAGACACTTTAAGGCTTCCTTGGTATTTTTTTGGACCATTTATATCCCCCGTTGCAGGCTTTATTGGCAGATAGCTGATGCAGTGGATGCTCCCTCTACCAGACGTTGGTCCATGCTTGGTTGCCTGCAATTCATCAACACCAAAGATCTTCACCCCGGTGATGTCCCCGCGCCAGCGCAAGCTTGCGTTATACTCAGACCATTTAAAGCGTTTCGATCAAAAATTGAATCGTTGAGATTCACAAAGAGGTGGAAGTGTGATTCCCTGTGTTTGGGAGGATCACCATATGCCAGCAGCACTTTCTCTAGACCTGCGAGAACGCTTTGCGCGTCTGATCAAGGGCGGTATATCGGGTCGGGAGGCCGCGCGACGTCTTCAGATATCTGCTGCAACAGGATCTCGTTGGGGGCGTGAGGTGCGCGTTTGTGGATCGGCTACCATAGCGCCAATGGGTCGACCTCGTGGAACTGGCAAGCTCGCCCCCTATGTCGGGTTCTTCAAAGAATTGGTGATGCAAGACCCGGACATCACATTGTTTGAACTGCGCGATGCGCTTGCCAATGCTGAGGGCATCACGGTACATCATTCAGCCATTGCACAGCTGCTGAAGCGCCTTGGCTTCACGCATAAAAAAAGTCGCTGGTTGCCAGCGAGCGTCAGCGCCTGAAAGTAAAGCAACGGCGGTCTGACTGGTTCAAACATCGCCTCCCGGCTATCAAGGCCCTGCCTGAGCGCATTGTTTTTCTTGATGAAACCGCGGTCAAAACCAATCTGACCCGTCAGCGTGGCTGGGCAGTCCGGGGCGAGCGACTTGTGATGGACGCGCCTTTCGGGAGTTGGGGCACGCAGACGCTGATTGCAGGCTTGACCTGCGATGCATTGATTGCGCCCTGGATAATCAATGGTGCAATGAATGGAGAAGCTTTTGCAACTTATGTCCGCCACGTGCTGGTGCCGCAGATCGAACCGGGCACCGTGGTCATCCTCGACAATTTTGCCACGCACTACAACACAGAAGCGGCGGCTGCCTTGAAGGCACACGGCTGCTGGTTCCTTTACCTGCCGCCATATTCGCCAGACCTGAACCCGATTGAGTTGGCGTTCTCAAAACTCAAAGCCCACCTGCGCAAGATCGGCGCTCGCTCGTTCTCGGCTGTCTTCAAGGCCATCGGCGAAATCTGTGATCTTTACGACCCAACTGAATGCTGGAACTACTTCAAGGCCGCACAATGCACCTCAAACTAATCTCGAAACGCTTTAGTGAGCCGGTATCAGGCTTTAGCAAATTTATGTCCGATCATCATTGTGTTTAAACGGCATGATCATTGGCGGTGTTGCCGAAATTCGTTTCCTTTAAGTGGATGGGTTTTAAAGTTCGAGGATGAGTTCTTTAGTCCCTGCGGCGGGCACCGCGCAGCAGATCAGCACGTCGTCATCGGCATGTTCAGCGGGAACAGGCGTGCGGTACGTAACATCTCCCGCCAGTTTCCTGGTGAGGCAACTGCCACACACCCCGCTCCGACAAGAGAAGTTT includes:
- a CDS encoding AAA family ATPase: MTISEISKQVAEDYNSLAATIEATSSIHFPPQAKKSLRLFSASEAANLVGVTTRYLAMTAEEINLELIRHGKANSRNYSLSQINQIRKHLAVKAGWETEKGFSYDPVRRENEGLAVVAAVNFKGGSAKSTTSAHFAQYAALKGYRVLMLDLDPQASASSIFGKVPEYLEEDESLYAALRYDNPLSLSEVAQKTYFENIDLVPSGRWVSDWEYDAPRVATEAKLIERQIAEELEQINIRLKSPNLNNDQFEKIQATQQELAKQLTASTVEKFYFMRLQMALTDVADDYDIVVCDTAPNLGYLSNAAIFAANHLLVTIHPHWLDCESMAQYLASFQQHQSDLENAVRRSLGAEYLTDKTLHYLVTRHDTTSAPEAQVVAMLRSQLSNVLTNVLVRSSAITEAGTYQQTVYEAERAKFNGKTYDRAAESLNAVNAEIEAIIQKGWGRS
- a CDS encoding IS256 family transposase, with translation MTDDSVIPLVQPGEFQDALTEVLRSGAQQLLRAAIESEVMSVLSLYSDLKLPDGRQRVVRHGHLPERQVQTGVGPVTVSKPRIRDRDENAEEKIHYHSNLLPNYLRRSTSLDELIPALYLRGVSTNNVQQALSALLGVDAPNLSPDVIRGLVKSWRSLWEEWKTRDLSARNYVYMWADGIYLKARGERESRCILVLIGATPEGKKELIGFDDGYREDTQSWRELLLALKARGLQIEPKLAVGDGALGFWAALREVFSTTKAQRCWVHKTMNVLSKMPKSLQAKAKKDLQDIWMAENRVDAETAFDLFIEKFEAKYPKATQCLAKDRIELLAFYDFPAEHWGHIRTTNPIESTFATVRHRTRQTKNCLSRDTAMPMVFMLIKAAEKRWQKLRGKNQLPKIIQGVIFKNGIESDANQNHAA
- a CDS encoding IS110 family transposase — its product is MGEVHFIGIDLAKTVFHLHGAGRDGTVIFRKKLSRSRVLEFLSKWDKCTVAMEACATAHFWGREIAKLGHEVKLIPPVYVKPFVKRQKNDTNDAEAIAEAAVRPTMRFVAVKSADQQGLGTVFRSRDLLVRQRTQLMNSLRAHLAEFGIVSAKGTEAFKALIAAAHSAKTSLPDDVLEIMGLYVAGIAECTTKITVLEKKIKLRTRQDRLTKRLQTMPGVGPMTAAAIQAFAPSLDSFGSGRDFASWLGLVPKQHSTGGKARLGRISKMGQQDIRRLLINGAMSLINATLRPGKLRNKWLEALLDRKPRLVAAVAIANKMARALWAMIVKEQDYIEQPQRIAC
- a CDS encoding acetolactate synthase large subunit, with amino-acid sequence MVTPAESTMKATDLFVKALETEGVDHVFGVPGEENLDFVESLRTSSIKLILTRHEQGAAFMAATYGRLTGKAGVCLATLGPGATNFATPAAYAHLGGFPLIMITGQKPIKKSKQGQFQIIDIVKLFEPICKMSKQIVHGDTIPALVREAFRIAEEERPGAVLLELPEDIAEESCSSSVIEPHPRYYATADDHALSDAVGLIKNAKMPLVLIGAGANRKNVRSEISDFIHTTGIPFFDTQMGKGVVDERSDLFLGTAALSDNDYMHCAIDRSDLIINIGHDVVEKPPFFMEVGGKKVIHVNYKSAQVDQVYFPQVEVVGDLGNSVTHLKNKLGNDLKVDISYFRTIKREVEKHLAQGIDDPRYPITPQRFVADTRRVMGEKDIIALDNGIYKIWYARNYKAYQPNTVLLDNALATMGAGLPSAMMAAFLNPERRVMAICGDGGFMMNSQEMETAVRLKLNLVVTVLNDGSYGMIRWKQVAAGFQDWGLKFSNPDFVKYAECYGATGHRIGATDDLVPTFEAAFQAGGVHLIDLPVDYSENQKVLVDELKAKVCLL
- a CDS encoding aldehyde dehydrogenase family protein, whose protein sequence is MSNTNSLKTDRVIEVVNPFDQLVIGSVDRKSWDEVDACLSVAHQLHMHRKNWIPVYRRIEILKKTATIMQSRFEELAYQIANEGGKPLIDARVEVSRAIDGVELCASNIMSLAGREIPMDLTAAGAGRLAFTSREPIGVVVAVSAFNHPLNLIVHQVGPAVAAGCPVLVKPADDTPLSCQSFVNILYEAGLAEEWCCFAPCDTPTAEKLVTDPRVAFFSFIGSAKVGWMLRSKLAQGTRCALEHGGAAPVIIDENADIEEMIPKLVKGGYYHSGQVCVSVQRIYAPKKIAATIGPLLAEEVSKLVVGNAVYEETECGPLIRPREVDRVSDWVEEARQAGASVLAGGQKLGATTYAPTVLHRPPLDVSVSQKEIFGPVVCIYDYEAIEDAFTMANSLPFAFQASVFTSSLDTAMNAIRNLDATAVMVNDHTAFRVDWMPFAGRRQSGYGTGGIGYTMHDMTHDKMAIIKL
- a CDS encoding transposase, whose translation is MPAALSLDLRERFARLIKGGISGREAARRLQISAATGSRWGREVRVCGSATIAPMGRPRGTGKLAPYVGFFKELVMQDPDITLFELRDALANAEGITVHHSAIAQLLKRLGFTHKKSRWLPASVSA
- a CDS encoding IS630 family transposase, with translation MVFLDETAVKTNLTRQRGWAVRGERLVMDAPFGSWGTQTLIAGLTCDALIAPWIINGAMNGEAFATYVRHVLVPQIEPGTVVILDNFATHYNTEAAAALKAHGCWFLYLPPYSPDLNPIELAFSKLKAHLRKIGARSFSAVFKAIGEICDLYDPTECWNYFKAAQCTSN
- a CDS encoding 2Fe-2S iron-sulfur cluster-binding protein, producing MAIVRFDASGFEQRWQKGDATLLETAEAHGLTPNFSCRSGVCGSCLTRKLAGDVTYRTPVPAEHADDDVLICCAVPAAGTKELILEL